AACACCAAATTAAAGGATCACCAAATTTAGCTCAACCATATTTTTGAACACAACATTCAATGTCCCCAACTTCGTTTCTTTAGtatgttttggttatttatataaacaaccAGAACGTGAACATACTAATTGACCGTTTAGTAATTAGCATGGTCATAGTTTGGCTTGGCATAGAAGAAGACCACGTTGAtttctatctctttttttttttcaacagaaCACTTTGATTTCTATTAAAGACAAGGtcaaaaaactgttttaaagACCAAACACTCTAATGTAGTTGCTTAGTCCCTGAGTGAAATCAGAGAACTCAAACAAAAGcctaaagaagaagtaaagaatCACTAACTCAGCAACTCAAAAATCAAGTGCTCCGGATTTGGATGATCCTGAGCAGCTCCCGGTTGTGCCGTACGATGTTCCACTGGACCCGTCTACAGGGGCTTGATTCAGACACTCTAGAGCCAAgaaccttctcttcttcaagctcatTGAGAACGTTTTTGCCTCAAGAATTACAGGTACCTGTTTAGATAGAACCAATGTTTAAGGACTAAAGTGAATATCCATCAAGTTCATGACATTCTCATTAAAAGATAATTCGTGCAACCTTGTGTATGTAATAGCATCTTTACATTTAAAACTACAATTGGAATAATACCTGTGTATTGATACGAGCAACCTTGTGTATGTTGAGGAATCCATTTATGTCCTTGTAACCAGTGAGAAGTCTCTCCAATTCCTTGTCACCATCTGGGAAAAGGAACAGATACTTGTTAGAAACAAGTACCATAATCTACTAATGGATAAGAAGATCAGAGAAACAAACCTGGGATGGCTTTGATAGAGAGTAAGGTATCCGCCATGTGCTGCAGTCTTTTTGAGGAAGAAGGGGAGAGCAGGGAAGGCGGGAAAGTGACAATGGCTACCGCATTTGAAACCATCAACATACTTTTCAACAATCTTACAAACGAAAGCATGTCTGTTTCCTGTGTTGATGGaaacaaaatgtcaaaaaaataataatacagaACAACAAGATCCTGGTACAAGCTTCAGGTTTCAGAAATCATAGAGTCAGGAGAATGTTGGTAAGAAAGCCTTGTTGACTAATATAGGATACAAGTTACAGAGAACTCTCCTAATTTACCTTTTCAGAATACTCACACAGGGGAGAGCAGAATGACTGGATTGCAATGCGGCCAATGGATGCGATGTTACTACTGTTTCTGTGGAAATCATCACACAGGTTCTTGAGAAAAAGCGGACAAGCTTCTTAACAAAGCCATAAAGATAAGAGTGGAATTTGAACAATATCTAACTAAAGTGACGAACAAAGACAATATAAACACATTGTATCATCTTTAAACTGGGAGCATTTAAAAATCTAAGTCCCTCCCAAGAATGTAGCACGTTTGAAATTATATGAGAGATGTAAAAAACAGAGCTTGGGCACATTTTGCTACATAGATATGGAAGTGGGCCAACAAATTAATGGATTCGAAactagagagaagagaagtaaTTAAGCATCAAATAAGAAAGGTATGCCACACAACCTtggaaattttgataaaaacgTAGCACAGTGGTCCTGAGCAACGGAAAGATCCGAAGAGTCTAACAGACTGACACAATCTATTGGCCGTCCGCTAAGATATTGCCTCTCCAAGGGCTTTCTCATATCAAAGTCATTGGAGTAATCATCTGATCCAGAATTAAATAAAGAGGATTATGTTAACTTACTAGTAGCTCAATCAATATATAACCGCACTAACAAAATTACCAATAGAACTCTTCTGGTTTTCCAAATACTTCCGATACTGCCAAGCAATCCTCAAACTCTCTCCCtacaaaattaacaacaatGCACACCACCCAATTTGTAACTAAAATTCTCATGTCTATCaggaaaaaagcaaaacagaaagAAGGCAGTGACAAGAAAAGAATCACCTGATCAGGGTCAGGCACAGTAGGCTTATTATCCTCTTTAGATGATGCAGGATGAGGCAAAG
The Camelina sativa cultivar DH55 chromosome 15, Cs, whole genome shotgun sequence DNA segment above includes these coding regions:
- the LOC104745323 gene encoding elongator complex protein 4-like gives rise to the protein MAAPNVRSSGSSSFSRNISVVSSPQIPGLKCGPNGTTFISTGIRDLDRILGGGYPLGSLVMVMEDPEAPHHMDLLRTFMSQGLVNNQPLLYASPSKDPRGFLGTLPHPASSKEDNKPTVPDPDQGESLRIAWQYRKYLENQKSSIDDYSNDFDMRKPLERQYLSGRPIDCVSLLDSSDLSVAQDHCATFLSKFPRNSSNIASIGRIAIQSFCSPLCEYSEKETDMLSFVRLLKSMLMVSNAVAIVTFPPSLLSPSSSKRLQHMADTLLSIKAIPDGDKELERLLTGYKDINGFLNIHKVARINTQVPVILEAKTFSMSLKKRRFLALECLNQAPVDGSSGTSYGTTGSCSGSSKSGALDF